Proteins from a single region of Catenulispora acidiphila DSM 44928:
- a CDS encoding ABC transporter substrate-binding protein, producing the protein MPYSPTSSLLSRRGILAAVGGGAVATALAACGSGGSGSGSSPASGSGSAAKTGSAGPWSFTDDRKQVVKAASAPTRVVAFTGTAAALVDFGLDRQIVGVFGETTQPDGKATAQAGDLDVGKVSVLGNAWGEFNVEKYAALNPQLLVTHMYEPGALWYVPDESKDQIAKLAPSVAINVARVSLPTPIQRYADLAQSLGADLSAKKVTDAKTRFETAAETLRTAAKAAGGLKVLAASGSPNTFYASNPKIAADLMYFAELGVDLIVPDKLDTGDYFESLSWENADKYAADLILLDSRSTALQPAALTSKPTWNALPAVKAGQVTPWDAVPRFSYAGAAPLLETLAKAIQNAKKVS; encoded by the coding sequence ATGCCTTACTCGCCAACTTCCTCCCTTTTATCCCGTCGCGGCATCCTGGCCGCAGTCGGCGGCGGCGCCGTCGCCACCGCCCTCGCAGCCTGCGGGAGCGGCGGCAGCGGCAGCGGTTCGAGCCCTGCGTCGGGCTCGGGATCCGCGGCGAAAACCGGCTCCGCCGGGCCCTGGTCCTTCACCGACGACCGGAAGCAGGTGGTGAAAGCCGCCTCCGCCCCCACCCGCGTCGTCGCCTTCACCGGCACCGCCGCCGCGCTCGTCGACTTCGGGCTCGACCGGCAGATCGTCGGCGTCTTCGGGGAGACGACGCAGCCCGACGGCAAGGCGACCGCGCAGGCCGGGGACCTCGACGTCGGCAAGGTGAGCGTGCTGGGCAACGCCTGGGGCGAGTTCAACGTCGAGAAGTACGCCGCACTCAACCCGCAGCTGCTCGTCACGCACATGTACGAGCCCGGCGCGCTCTGGTACGTCCCGGACGAGAGCAAGGACCAGATCGCCAAGCTCGCCCCGAGCGTGGCGATCAACGTGGCGCGGGTCTCGCTGCCCACGCCGATCCAGCGCTACGCCGACCTGGCGCAGTCCCTCGGCGCGGATCTGAGCGCCAAAAAGGTCACCGACGCCAAGACCCGCTTCGAGACCGCCGCCGAAACACTGCGCACCGCGGCGAAGGCAGCCGGCGGGCTGAAGGTCCTGGCAGCCTCGGGCAGCCCCAACACGTTCTACGCCTCCAACCCGAAGATCGCCGCCGACCTGATGTACTTCGCCGAACTCGGCGTGGACCTCATCGTCCCGGACAAGCTCGACACCGGCGACTACTTCGAAAGCCTGAGCTGGGAGAACGCCGACAAGTACGCGGCGGACCTGATCCTGCTCGACAGCCGCTCCACCGCCCTGCAGCCCGCCGCGCTGACCTCCAAGCCGACCTGGAACGCGCTGCCGGCGGTGAAGGCCGGCCAGGTCACGCCCTGGGACGCGGTCCCGCGCTTCTCCTACGCCGGCGCCGCTCCCCTGCTGGAAACCCTCGCCAAGGCCATTCAGAATGCGAAGAAGGTGAGCTGA
- a CDS encoding FecCD family ABC transporter permease — protein MSATAPPQTPETISATPRARPPGAVRLSRGAGLIVAAGLLLAVAVLSICLGAKSLSLADVWHGLSDPGSASYTVVHQMRLPRTLLGLLVGLALGLAGAVMQALTRNPLADPGLLGINAGASAAVVTSIWLFGIGTFDGYIWFALGGAAIATTAGYLVGGGRSATPVRLALAGAALNATLFSYVSVAMLLDSASLEAMRFWTVGSLANATPSTVVRVLPFVAVGLVLALGLARPLNALALGEDSARALGSRPTAVRAVAIVAVTLLCGAATAACGPIVFVGLMVPHVVRTITGPDLRWLLPYCAVLAPVVLLGADVLGRILARPGEIQVGVVTSVVGGPVFLYFLRRAKAVRA, from the coding sequence TTGTCCGCCACCGCACCACCGCAGACCCCTGAGACCATCAGTGCGACGCCCCGCGCCCGACCACCCGGCGCGGTTCGCCTGAGTCGGGGCGCGGGCCTGATCGTCGCGGCCGGGCTGCTGCTCGCCGTGGCCGTCCTCAGCATCTGCCTCGGCGCGAAGTCGCTCTCGCTCGCCGACGTCTGGCACGGCTTGTCCGACCCGGGCTCCGCGTCCTACACGGTGGTTCATCAGATGCGGCTGCCACGCACGCTGCTCGGGCTGCTCGTCGGACTGGCGCTGGGACTGGCCGGCGCGGTGATGCAGGCGCTGACCCGCAATCCGCTGGCCGATCCGGGGCTGCTGGGCATCAACGCCGGTGCGTCGGCCGCGGTCGTCACCTCGATCTGGCTGTTCGGGATCGGGACGTTCGACGGCTACATCTGGTTCGCCTTGGGCGGTGCGGCGATCGCGACCACCGCCGGATATCTCGTCGGCGGTGGGCGTTCGGCGACGCCGGTGCGGCTGGCGCTGGCTGGTGCGGCGCTGAACGCCACGCTGTTCTCCTACGTCAGCGTCGCGATGCTGCTGGACTCCGCGTCGCTGGAGGCGATGCGGTTCTGGACGGTCGGATCGTTGGCGAACGCGACGCCTTCGACGGTCGTCAGGGTTCTGCCGTTCGTCGCCGTCGGGTTGGTGCTGGCGCTGGGATTGGCCAGGCCGCTCAATGCTTTGGCGCTCGGTGAGGACTCGGCGCGGGCTCTGGGTTCGCGGCCGACCGCGGTGCGCGCGGTGGCGATCGTCGCGGTGACGCTGCTGTGCGGGGCGGCGACGGCGGCGTGCGGGCCGATCGTGTTCGTCGGGCTGATGGTGCCGCATGTGGTGCGCACCATTACCGGTCCGGACCTGCGGTGGCTGCTGCCGTACTGCGCGGTGCTGGCGCCGGTCGTGCTGCTCGGGGCGGACGTGCTCGGGCGGATTCTGGCCCGGCCCGGGGAGATCCAGGTCGGGGTCGTGACCAGTGTGGTCGGCGGTCCGGTGTTCTTGTACTTCCTGCGGCGCGCGAAGGCGGTGCGGGCATGA
- a CDS encoding FecCD family ABC transporter permease gives MRVLRTTALSVRYRPRALTASVACLVLAFAAMVITLGSGDYRIPPGEVLRTLAGGGTVADHFIVVQLRLPRVVTALLVGGALALAGAAFQSLVRNPLGSPDMLGFTEGAATGALVVVVAGGSSLALAGGAMIGGVATGVGVYALAWRRGVHGYRLILTGIGVSAILSGVNGYLMTKAQLMDAARAMLWLTGSLDGRGWSDVVPLAVAMVVLVPVVVAGCGRALHIIEMGDDVARALGISVERVRLMTLAAAVLLTSFAAAAAGPVSFVALTAPQLARRLTRAPGPNLIPSMLLGSVLLTCADLVAQHAVPGRQLPVGVVTGVLGGGYLIWLLAAGRRAGRI, from the coding sequence ATGAGGGTTCTGCGAACCACTGCTTTGTCAGTGCGGTATCGGCCTCGGGCGCTCACCGCTTCGGTTGCCTGCCTGGTGCTCGCTTTCGCCGCCATGGTCATCACGCTCGGCAGCGGGGACTACCGGATCCCGCCGGGTGAGGTGCTGCGCACGCTGGCTGGTGGCGGCACGGTGGCTGACCACTTCATCGTGGTTCAGTTGCGTTTGCCGCGCGTGGTGACCGCGCTGCTGGTCGGAGGTGCGCTGGCGCTTGCCGGAGCGGCGTTCCAGTCGCTGGTCCGCAATCCGTTGGGGAGCCCGGACATGCTCGGGTTCACCGAGGGTGCGGCGACCGGTGCGCTGGTCGTGGTGGTGGCCGGCGGGAGCAGTCTGGCGCTCGCGGGCGGGGCGATGATCGGCGGTGTCGCGACCGGGGTCGGGGTCTACGCGCTCGCTTGGCGTCGCGGGGTGCACGGCTATCGGCTGATCCTGACGGGCATCGGGGTCTCGGCGATTCTGAGCGGGGTCAACGGCTATCTGATGACCAAGGCGCAGTTGATGGACGCCGCGCGGGCGATGCTGTGGCTGACCGGGAGTCTGGACGGTCGCGGGTGGAGCGACGTCGTGCCGTTGGCGGTCGCGATGGTGGTGCTCGTGCCGGTGGTCGTCGCCGGATGCGGCAGGGCGCTGCACATCATCGAGATGGGTGACGATGTGGCGCGGGCGCTGGGGATCTCGGTGGAGCGCGTGCGCCTGATGACGCTGGCCGCCGCGGTCCTGCTCACCTCGTTCGCCGCGGCGGCGGCCGGGCCGGTCTCGTTCGTCGCGCTCACGGCGCCGCAGTTGGCCCGGCGGCTGACCCGCGCGCCGGGACCCAACCTGATCCCGTCGATGCTGCTCGGGTCGGTGCTCCTGACGTGCGCCGATCTCGTTGCCCAGCATGCGGTTCCCGGGCGGCAGCTGCCGGTCGGGGTGGTCACCGGGGTGCTCGGCGGCGGCTATCTGATCTGGCTGCTGGCGGCCGGACGACGTGCCGGACGGATCTGA
- a CDS encoding ABC transporter ATP-binding protein, translated as MMTDDVQTVEAVDTTAVASRLGATGLTLAYDGRTVAEELSVAIPDRSFTVIVGPNACGKSTLLRALSRLLKPRAGTVVLDGADIASMPTKQVARIVGLLPQSSIAPDGITVADLVSRGRHPHQGLLRQWSREDERIVAESMAATGVSDLAERAVDELSGGQRQRVWTAMVLAQQTPLLLLDEPTTYLDIAHQIEILDLCARLHEEEGRTLVAVLHDLNQAARYATHLIVLCDGRVAASGPPAEIVTAELVAAVFGLTCRVIEDPETGTPLVVPGARRRASIYRTENVSDPDMNGSRNSGSPKP; from the coding sequence ATGATGACCGATGATGTTCAGACTGTTGAGGCCGTTGACACGACCGCGGTCGCCTCCCGGCTCGGCGCTACCGGCCTGACGCTGGCGTATGACGGCCGGACCGTGGCCGAGGAGCTGTCCGTCGCGATCCCGGACCGGTCGTTCACCGTCATCGTCGGTCCGAACGCCTGCGGGAAGTCGACGCTTCTCAGAGCACTGTCGCGGTTGCTGAAGCCGCGCGCCGGGACGGTCGTGCTGGACGGCGCGGACATCGCCTCGATGCCGACCAAGCAGGTCGCCAGGATCGTCGGGCTGCTGCCGCAGTCCTCGATCGCGCCGGACGGCATCACCGTCGCCGACCTGGTCTCCCGTGGCCGTCACCCGCATCAGGGGTTGCTGCGGCAGTGGTCGCGGGAGGATGAGCGGATCGTGGCCGAGTCGATGGCGGCGACCGGTGTCTCTGACCTGGCCGAGCGGGCTGTCGATGAGCTGTCCGGTGGGCAGCGTCAGCGGGTCTGGACCGCGATGGTGCTGGCGCAGCAGACGCCGCTGCTGTTGCTCGACGAGCCCACGACGTATCTGGATATCGCGCATCAGATCGAGATTCTTGATCTGTGTGCGCGGCTGCACGAGGAGGAGGGGCGCACGCTGGTCGCGGTGCTGCACGATCTCAACCAGGCGGCGCGGTACGCCACGCACTTGATCGTGCTCTGCGACGGTCGCGTCGCGGCGTCCGGACCGCCCGCGGAGATCGTCACCGCCGAGCTGGTGGCGGCGGTGTTCGGGCTGACGTGCCGGGTCATCGAGGATCCGGAGACCGGGACGCCGTTGGTCGTGCCGGGAGCGCGCCGGCGGGCGTCGATATATCGGACCGAAAATGTTTCGGACCCCGATATGAATGGCTCCAGAAATAGTGGTTCTCCGAAGCCTTAG
- a CDS encoding ABC transporter substrate-binding protein, whose protein sequence is MRDIKTLIRTVAAVGAALGIVASAAACGSSKSSASSTKAAAVSSGSAATQVRLGYFANVTHATAVVGVAHGDFAKALGSTKLSTQVYNAGPAEMTAVLGGQLDAAYVGPSSALSAFVQSHGEALKIVAGATEGGAELVVKPSIASAADLKGKTLATPQKGNTQDVALRFWLKQQGLTANPDGSGDVSVNPQDNATTLDQFKAGHIDGAWLPEPWASRLVEEAGAKVLVDERSLWPNSQFSTTTLVVATTFLTKHPDTVRALIDGQIAANTWITSNPADAQKLVNSELKRLTGKALTDAEIQRSFSEQKVTNNPDASTLQTSLDHAVAVNLLKSTDLHGIFDLSILNAELTKNGQPTVSDAGLAKK, encoded by the coding sequence GTGAGAGACATCAAGACTCTGATTCGTACGGTCGCGGCGGTCGGTGCCGCCCTCGGGATCGTCGCCTCGGCCGCCGCGTGCGGGTCGTCGAAGAGCTCTGCCTCGAGTACGAAGGCCGCGGCCGTCTCCAGCGGCTCGGCCGCCACGCAGGTGCGCCTGGGCTACTTCGCCAACGTCACGCACGCCACCGCCGTGGTCGGCGTCGCACACGGCGACTTCGCCAAGGCACTGGGCTCCACCAAGCTCTCCACGCAGGTCTACAACGCCGGACCCGCCGAGATGACCGCCGTCCTCGGCGGACAACTGGACGCCGCCTACGTCGGACCGTCCTCGGCCCTGTCCGCCTTCGTCCAGTCGCACGGCGAGGCCCTGAAGATCGTCGCCGGCGCCACCGAAGGCGGCGCGGAACTCGTGGTCAAGCCCTCAATAGCCTCCGCGGCGGACCTCAAGGGCAAGACCCTCGCAACGCCGCAGAAGGGCAACACCCAGGACGTGGCCCTCCGCTTCTGGCTCAAGCAGCAGGGCCTGACCGCCAACCCGGACGGCTCCGGCGACGTATCGGTGAACCCCCAGGACAACGCCACCACCCTCGACCAGTTCAAGGCCGGCCACATCGACGGCGCCTGGCTCCCCGAACCCTGGGCCTCCCGCCTGGTCGAAGAAGCCGGCGCGAAGGTCCTCGTCGACGAACGCAGCCTGTGGCCCAACAGCCAGTTCTCCACCACCACCCTCGTCGTGGCGACCACCTTCCTGACCAAGCACCCCGACACAGTCAGGGCCCTGATAGACGGCCAAATCGCCGCCAACACCTGGATCACCTCCAACCCCGCCGACGCCCAAAAACTGGTCAACAGCGAACTCAAGCGCCTCACCGGCAAAGCCCTGACCGACGCCGAAATCCAGCGCTCCTTCAGCGAACAGAAGGTCACCAACAACCCCGACGCATCAACCCTCCAGACCTCCCTGGACCACGCAGTCGCAGTCAACCTCCTGAAGTCCACCGACCTCCACGGCATCTTCGACCTCTCGATCCTCAACGCCGAACTCACCAAGAACGGCCAGCCGACCGTCTCCGACGCCGGACTGGCAAAGAAGTGA
- a CDS encoding ABC transporter permease, with amino-acid sequence MTTARESLREPVEEGEPAPEAAETSETAESAATAQEEEPAIAKPEPESSEHEITESETSGPENPATEAAEPELETADSETIDSEISVPETADPEITEPEVSGPELGTADAETFAPEFAESEAAEPETTGREVETAGSGISVSEAAESEASELTLAEAKTTDALEDVEAGLDALETSPVHETGWLVAVLRAVYPPVLAILLIVAVWQVLYVAKIWPDWKLPGPSEVFTSLKGAFSSGDAWPSVGHSVEHGAIGFGASVAIGTPLGLLVGRVRAVRAGLGPILSGLQSLPSVAWVPPALMFFGPKPAMLYAVVLAGAVPSISVGVVSGLDQVPPLYLRVGRNLGARGLASVRYVLLPAALPGYLAGLRQGWAFSWRSLLAAEIIVESADLGHSLGFLLKNAQDSNDMAGAFAAIVLILAVGVAVNQLVFVPLERRVLRSRGLT; translated from the coding sequence GTGACCACCGCGCGCGAATCCCTGCGAGAACCGGTCGAGGAAGGAGAACCGGCGCCGGAAGCCGCCGAGACATCAGAGACTGCCGAATCCGCGGCGACTGCGCAGGAAGAAGAACCGGCGATCGCCAAGCCCGAGCCAGAGAGCAGCGAGCACGAGATCACCGAGTCTGAGACCTCTGGACCCGAGAACCCCGCGACCGAGGCCGCCGAGCCGGAGCTTGAGACCGCTGATTCTGAGACCATTGATTCTGAGATCTCTGTGCCTGAGACCGCCGATCCAGAGATCACCGAGCCAGAGGTCTCCGGGCCTGAGCTTGGGACCGCTGATGCTGAGACCTTTGCGCCCGAGTTCGCCGAGTCTGAGGCCGCTGAGCCAGAGACCACCGGGCGTGAGGTTGAGACCGCTGGTTCTGGGATCTCTGTGTCTGAGGCTGCCGAGTCTGAAGCCTCTGAGCTCACGCTCGCCGAGGCTAAGACCACCGATGCGCTCGAGGATGTCGAGGCCGGGCTTGATGCGCTCGAGACCAGTCCTGTGCATGAGACCGGGTGGCTTGTCGCCGTGTTGCGTGCCGTTTATCCGCCGGTGCTGGCGATTCTGCTGATTGTGGCGGTGTGGCAGGTGCTGTATGTGGCGAAGATTTGGCCGGATTGGAAGTTGCCGGGGCCTTCGGAGGTGTTCACTTCGCTGAAGGGTGCGTTCTCGAGTGGGGATGCTTGGCCTTCGGTGGGGCACAGTGTTGAGCACGGGGCTATTGGCTTTGGTGCCTCGGTGGCTATTGGGACGCCGTTGGGGTTGCTGGTGGGGCGGGTTCGGGCGGTGCGGGCGGGGCTGGGGCCGATTTTGTCGGGGTTGCAGTCGTTGCCTTCGGTGGCTTGGGTGCCGCCGGCTTTGATGTTCTTTGGGCCGAAGCCGGCGATGCTTTATGCGGTGGTGCTTGCGGGGGCTGTGCCTTCGATTTCGGTGGGGGTGGTTTCGGGGCTTGATCAGGTGCCGCCGTTGTACTTGCGGGTTGGGCGGAATCTGGGGGCTCGGGGGTTGGCTTCGGTGCGGTATGTGCTGCTGCCGGCTGCGCTGCCTGGCTACTTGGCTGGGTTGCGGCAGGGGTGGGCTTTCTCGTGGCGTTCGTTGTTGGCGGCGGAGATCATTGTGGAGTCGGCGGATCTGGGGCACTCGCTGGGGTTCCTGCTGAAGAACGCGCAGGATTCCAATGACATGGCGGGGGCGTTCGCGGCGATCGTGCTGATCCTCGCGGTGGGTGTGGCGGTCAACCAGTTGGTGTTCGTGCCGTTGGAGCGCAGGGTGCTGCGGTCGCGGGGTCTTACCTGA
- a CDS encoding putative leader peptide: MNQGRLLVARRHVDLRRTASAICPDVP; encoded by the coding sequence ATGAACCAGGGCCGACTTCTTGTGGCTCGCCGTCACGTCGATCTGCGACGGACCGCGAGCGCCATCTGTCCTGACGTCCCGTAG
- the ssuE gene encoding NADPH-dependent FMN reductase yields MPSILAVSGSPSPASRTVAALDHALARLTAHGHTTTHLAVRDLPAADLLAGARTAPAVREAIAAVAHADGVIVATPIYKASYTGLLKAFLDLLPENALAGKVVLPVATGGTVGHLLAIDYALRPVLTALGADHVVPGRFLLDADIIRGESGDAYLVPEAERRLTKTLDRFTEALTRRDVDVDVDIDVEIDADVDIETAALALANGVAVAVAR; encoded by the coding sequence ATGCCCTCGATCCTGGCTGTCTCCGGCAGCCCGTCACCGGCCTCGCGCACGGTCGCCGCCCTCGACCACGCGCTGGCCCGGCTGACGGCGCACGGCCACACCACGACCCACCTGGCCGTCCGCGACCTGCCGGCGGCGGACCTGCTGGCCGGAGCGCGCACCGCGCCCGCCGTGCGGGAGGCGATCGCCGCGGTCGCCCACGCCGACGGCGTCATCGTCGCCACGCCGATCTATAAGGCCTCGTACACCGGACTGCTGAAAGCGTTCCTGGACCTGCTGCCGGAGAACGCGCTGGCGGGCAAGGTCGTCCTGCCGGTGGCCACCGGCGGCACGGTCGGCCACCTGCTGGCGATCGACTACGCCCTGCGTCCCGTGCTCACCGCGCTGGGCGCCGACCACGTCGTGCCGGGCCGGTTCCTGCTGGACGCCGACATCATCCGCGGTGAATCAGGGGACGCATATCTGGTTCCCGAGGCGGAAAGGCGGCTGACGAAAACCCTTGACCGGTTCACCGAGGCGCTGACCCGCCGTGACGTCGATGTTGATGTTGATATAGATGTCGAAATCGATGCAGACGTCGACATCGAAACCGCAGCCCTGGCCCTGGCCAACGGCGTCGCCGTGGCGGTCGCGCGATGA
- a CDS encoding ABC transporter substrate-binding protein has translation MSSFATVPYSRRGFLGLVGTAALAAGCGSGAAGSAKKTTKLRYQGSVGTVTPPELAADLGYLGPVTLDWVGNTTSGPQDIQSAATGQTDFGGAFNGAVAKLHSAGAPITAVISYYGVDQYSYNGFYTLEGSPIASAPDLFGKKVGMNTLGAHYEAVLDIYLSRNGVSDSDAKKVEPLVVPPVNTEQSLRAHQIDVATLGGILRDKALADGGVKQLFTDYQLLGTFSAGTYVFRNDFLAKNPDTVHAFTSGVGKAIEWARTTPLPEVVDRFTKIIKARGRNEDTSTLKYFKSYGIAGTGGVVAAKEFDTWITWLEQQGQIPKGKVKATDVYTNKYNSFANGGS, from the coding sequence ATGAGCTCGTTCGCCACCGTCCCGTACAGCCGCCGCGGATTCCTCGGCCTGGTCGGCACCGCCGCGCTCGCCGCCGGCTGCGGCTCGGGCGCAGCCGGCTCGGCCAAGAAGACCACCAAACTTCGCTACCAGGGCTCGGTGGGCACGGTCACGCCGCCGGAACTCGCCGCAGACCTCGGATATCTGGGCCCTGTGACGCTCGACTGGGTCGGCAACACCACCAGCGGTCCGCAGGACATCCAGTCGGCGGCCACCGGGCAGACCGACTTCGGCGGAGCCTTCAACGGCGCGGTCGCCAAACTGCACTCCGCCGGCGCCCCGATCACCGCCGTCATCAGCTACTACGGCGTCGATCAGTACTCCTACAACGGCTTCTACACCCTGGAAGGCAGCCCGATCGCCTCCGCGCCCGACCTGTTCGGCAAGAAGGTCGGCATGAACACCCTCGGCGCGCACTACGAGGCGGTCCTGGACATCTACCTGAGCCGCAACGGCGTCTCGGACAGCGACGCCAAGAAGGTCGAGCCGCTGGTCGTGCCGCCGGTCAACACCGAGCAGTCGCTGCGCGCGCACCAGATCGACGTCGCCACCCTCGGCGGCATCCTGCGCGACAAGGCGCTCGCCGACGGCGGCGTGAAGCAGCTGTTCACCGACTACCAACTGCTCGGCACGTTCAGCGCCGGGACGTACGTCTTCCGCAACGACTTCCTGGCGAAGAACCCTGACACGGTCCACGCCTTCACCTCCGGCGTCGGCAAGGCGATCGAGTGGGCCCGCACCACACCCCTGCCGGAGGTCGTCGACCGCTTCACGAAGATCATCAAAGCCCGCGGCCGCAACGAGGACACCTCGACCCTGAAGTACTTCAAGTCCTACGGGATCGCCGGCACCGGCGGCGTCGTCGCCGCCAAGGAATTCGACACCTGGATCACCTGGCTCGAACAGCAGGGCCAGATCCCCAAGGGCAAGGTCAAGGCCACCGATGTCTACACGAACAAGTACAACTCCTTCGCCAACGGCGGCAGCTGA
- a CDS encoding ABC transporter ATP-binding protein, translated as MPGTKAEKIRLEAVTKTFEVRDGGTFTALEDVTLDVAPGEFLVVVGPSGCGKSTLLDLVSGLTKPTGGRILLDGAPVTGPALDRGIVFQQYALLPWRTALRNIEFALEAQPRLDRLSRKNRVERAREYLDLVGLSGFEDRYPHELSGGMRQRVAIARALVADPAVLLMDEPFAALDAQTREQLQEELLRIWHKTGTTVVFITHGIDEAVYLGQRVAVMTSRPGRIKQVVEVPLGDRQADDDVRSSPEFAAHRHQVWSLLRDEVTAVREVVSVG; from the coding sequence ATGCCCGGGACCAAGGCGGAGAAGATCCGCCTCGAAGCCGTCACCAAGACGTTCGAAGTACGCGACGGCGGCACGTTCACCGCGCTGGAAGACGTCACGCTCGACGTGGCGCCAGGGGAGTTCCTGGTCGTGGTCGGACCCAGCGGCTGCGGCAAGTCCACACTGCTGGATCTCGTCAGCGGCCTGACGAAGCCCACCGGCGGCCGGATCCTGCTGGACGGCGCGCCGGTGACCGGTCCCGCGCTCGACCGCGGCATCGTCTTCCAGCAGTACGCGCTGCTGCCGTGGCGCACCGCGCTGCGCAATATCGAGTTCGCCCTGGAAGCGCAGCCGCGCCTGGACCGGCTCAGCCGCAAGAATCGCGTCGAACGCGCTCGCGAGTACTTGGATCTGGTCGGGCTGTCAGGGTTCGAAGACCGCTACCCGCACGAGCTCTCCGGCGGCATGCGCCAGCGCGTCGCCATCGCCCGGGCGCTGGTCGCCGACCCGGCAGTGCTGCTGATGGACGAGCCGTTCGCGGCCCTGGACGCCCAGACCCGCGAGCAGCTCCAGGAGGAGCTGCTGCGGATCTGGCACAAGACCGGCACGACCGTCGTCTTCATCACCCACGGCATCGACGAGGCCGTCTACCTCGGGCAGCGGGTCGCCGTGATGACCTCGCGGCCCGGCCGGATCAAGCAGGTCGTCGAGGTGCCGCTCGGGGACCGGCAGGCCGACGACGACGTGCGCTCCAGCCCGGAGTTCGCCGCCCACCGCCATCAGGTGTGGAGCCTGCTGCGCGACGAGGTCACCGCTGTCAGGGAGGTCGTTTCCGTTGGCTGA
- a CDS encoding ABC transporter permease, with amino-acid sequence MAEIPFTPTVQLLKRTVPTPLTKVFAGLAVFGKRTVAIVAFLALWEIAPRVGLVDRTFLVPFSEAVKALIELAKDGQLWDNTRASLVRSLSGFLIAIGVGVPLGLLIGWYRPVAEILGPLLELFRNTAALALLPVFILLLGIGETSKIAIVVYACTWPILLNTISGVRSVDPVLIKSARSMALPPHRLFAKVILPAALPTVFTGIRLAGASSILVLVAAEMVGAKAGLGYLVNASQQNFAIPDMYAAIIAIAVVGLVFNHLLVLLERRLTRWRPASGA; translated from the coding sequence TTGGCTGAGATACCTTTCACCCCGACCGTCCAGCTGCTCAAGCGGACGGTTCCGACACCGCTCACCAAGGTCTTCGCGGGGTTGGCGGTGTTCGGCAAGCGCACCGTCGCGATCGTCGCCTTCCTCGCCCTGTGGGAGATCGCGCCGCGCGTCGGGCTGGTCGACCGGACCTTCCTGGTGCCGTTCTCCGAGGCTGTCAAAGCCCTGATCGAGCTGGCGAAGGACGGCCAGCTGTGGGACAACACGCGTGCCAGCCTCGTGCGCTCGCTGTCCGGCTTCCTCATCGCGATCGGCGTGGGGGTGCCGCTGGGACTGCTGATCGGCTGGTACCGGCCGGTCGCGGAGATCCTCGGACCGCTGCTGGAGCTGTTCCGCAACACCGCGGCGCTGGCGCTGCTGCCGGTCTTCATCCTGCTGCTCGGTATCGGTGAGACCTCGAAGATCGCGATCGTGGTCTACGCCTGCACCTGGCCGATCCTGCTGAACACGATCAGCGGGGTGCGCAGCGTCGATCCGGTCCTGATCAAGTCGGCGCGCTCGATGGCGCTGCCGCCACACCGGCTGTTCGCCAAGGTGATCCTGCCCGCCGCGCTGCCGACGGTGTTCACCGGCATCCGGCTGGCCGGCGCCTCCTCGATCCTGGTGCTGGTCGCCGCCGAGATGGTCGGCGCCAAGGCCGGGCTCGGATATCTGGTCAACGCCTCCCAGCAGAACTTCGCCATCCCCGACATGTACGCCGCGATCATCGCCATCGCGGTGGTCGGGCTGGTCTTCAACCACCTGCTGGTGCTGCTGGAGCGGCGGCTGACCCGCTGGCGTCCGGCTTCCGGCGCCTGA